The Nitriliruptor alkaliphilus DSM 45188 genome includes a region encoding these proteins:
- a CDS encoding CBS domain-containing protein — protein sequence MSVPIQRVLQTKGSDVLTITSDASVGEAVRRLADRNVGAIVVVEGETAVGVLSERDVVRQLAVHPDVLELTVGEVMTSPVHSCGPDATIDELMHLMTEGRFRHVPVIDDGRLVGIVSIGDVVKHRIDELATQAEQLTDYVSGSY from the coding sequence GTGAGCGTGCCGATCCAGCGGGTGTTGCAGACCAAGGGTTCCGACGTGTTGACGATCACGTCGGATGCCAGCGTCGGGGAAGCCGTGCGCCGGCTGGCCGATCGCAACGTCGGCGCGATCGTGGTGGTCGAGGGGGAGACCGCCGTCGGTGTGCTCTCCGAGCGCGACGTCGTTCGCCAGCTGGCCGTCCACCCGGACGTGCTCGAGCTCACCGTCGGCGAGGTGATGACCTCACCGGTGCACAGCTGCGGACCCGACGCGACGATCGACGAGCTGATGCACCTGATGACCGAGGGCCGGTTCCGCCACGTCCCGGTCATCGACGACGGTCGCCTGGTCGGCATCGTGTCCATCGGCGACGTGGTCAAGCACCGCATCGACGAGCTCGCCACCCAGGCCGAGCAGCTGACCGATTACGTCTCCGGCAGCTACTGA
- a CDS encoding chlorite dismutase family protein produces MLEPVTPSEGWPVLHLFLTVDHGQVPHLPPGAAKDLADVLGRWQESTQLHVFSTLGHKSDVMLMAIDPDLGKLRALQTEVQGCEAAAALELTWSYLSLTEAGEYVTTGEQYREEMAAKGVTGEDLDTRVEQFVERMATYVDHKLHPQMPEWELACFYPMSHRREGDDNWYSLDFTERKRLMHDHGKSGRAYTGRVLQLVSGSTGLDEWEWGVTLFAHDLADLKDIVYTMRYDEASARYAEFGDFVIGIRRSPTDLVAEVGLDRSGR; encoded by the coding sequence GTGCTCGAGCCCGTCACGCCCAGCGAGGGCTGGCCCGTCCTCCACCTGTTCCTGACGGTGGATCACGGGCAGGTCCCCCACCTGCCGCCCGGTGCCGCCAAGGACCTCGCCGACGTGCTCGGACGCTGGCAGGAGTCGACCCAGCTCCACGTGTTCAGCACGCTCGGCCACAAGTCCGACGTGATGCTCATGGCGATCGACCCCGACCTCGGCAAGCTGCGGGCCCTGCAGACCGAGGTCCAGGGCTGCGAGGCTGCCGCCGCCCTCGAGCTGACCTGGTCCTACCTGTCGCTGACCGAGGCGGGCGAGTACGTCACCACCGGCGAGCAGTACCGCGAGGAGATGGCCGCCAAGGGCGTGACCGGCGAGGACCTCGACACCCGCGTCGAGCAGTTCGTCGAACGCATGGCCACCTACGTCGACCACAAGCTGCACCCGCAGATGCCCGAGTGGGAGCTCGCGTGCTTCTACCCGATGTCGCACCGCCGGGAGGGCGACGACAACTGGTACTCGCTCGACTTCACCGAGCGCAAGCGCCTCATGCACGACCACGGCAAGAGCGGTCGGGCCTACACCGGGCGGGTGCTGCAGTTGGTGTCCGGGTCGACCGGTCTGGACGAGTGGGAGTGGGGCGTGACCCTGTTCGCCCACGACCTCGCCGACCTCAAGGACATCGTCTACACGATGCGCTACGACGAGGCGTCGGCGCGGTACGCGGAGTTCGGCGACTTCGTCATCGGTATCCGCCGCTCCCCCACCGACCTGGTGGCCGAGGTCGGCCTGGACCGCTCCGGCCGGTGA
- a CDS encoding class I adenylate-forming enzyme family protein, protein MTAGSTQAAIARGVTLLHRIGAAPGDRVVVQLGQDLTTFGVLAAACLEGVVTVPLPADLPAAERREIVLDADPSAIVADPTLVRRDPAADVDVPVHATEPATLGALPGTDPSAAWPRTRPMAYTSGTTGRRKGVYVGVHDPDWGRAVHADELAAFDRRHGDHHLVVSPLYHSGPLRFALVTALTGGEVTVLPSFDAAGWRATLRAQRPDSVFCVPTHLHRLLALPDLERGDLASLQLLAHAGAPCPEPLKRRVLDVAPEGSVWEFYGSTEGQFTVCPPQVWRAAPGSVGRARAGSRIEVRREDGAVAAEHEVGTVWCHAPGHARFRYWRDPARTAAAWDGDAFTVGDLGALDGGGRLRLAGRPGDLVISGGVNVYPARVERLLLTEEGVAEAVVFGVPDEEWGQRVVAAVVPWPGATLDPGRLCGALAAQLRRAEVPRTIIVVDELPRTATGKVRRVGLAEAFDGTWDTT, encoded by the coding sequence GTGACGGCCGGTTCGACCCAGGCCGCGATCGCACGCGGCGTCACGTTGCTGCACCGCATCGGTGCCGCGCCCGGCGACCGGGTGGTCGTCCAGCTCGGGCAGGACCTGACCACCTTCGGGGTCCTGGCGGCCGCGTGTCTCGAGGGCGTGGTCACCGTCCCGCTGCCGGCCGACCTACCGGCAGCCGAGCGGCGCGAGATCGTTCTGGACGCCGACCCGTCGGCCATCGTGGCGGACCCGACGCTGGTGCGCCGCGATCCGGCGGCGGACGTCGACGTCCCGGTCCACGCGACCGAACCGGCCACCCTGGGCGCCCTGCCCGGGACCGACCCGTCCGCGGCGTGGCCACGGACGCGGCCGATGGCCTACACGTCGGGGACCACCGGTCGCCGCAAGGGTGTCTATGTGGGGGTCCACGACCCTGACTGGGGGCGGGCGGTCCACGCCGACGAGCTCGCGGCCTTCGACCGCCGGCACGGTGACCACCACCTGGTGGTCTCGCCGCTGTACCACTCCGGCCCGTTGCGGTTCGCGCTGGTGACGGCGCTCACGGGCGGCGAGGTGACGGTCCTGCCGAGCTTCGACGCGGCCGGGTGGCGGGCGACCCTGCGTGCGCAGCGGCCGGACTCGGTGTTCTGCGTCCCGACGCACCTGCACCGCCTGCTCGCCCTGCCGGATCTGGAGCGCGGCGACCTCGCCTCGCTCCAACTGCTCGCCCACGCCGGTGCGCCGTGTCCCGAGCCGCTCAAACGCCGGGTGCTGGACGTCGCGCCCGAGGGCAGCGTCTGGGAGTTCTACGGGTCCACCGAGGGACAGTTCACCGTCTGCCCCCCGCAGGTGTGGCGTGCGGCGCCCGGCAGCGTCGGCCGGGCGCGGGCCGGCTCCCGCATCGAGGTGCGACGCGAGGACGGCGCGGTGGCCGCCGAGCACGAGGTCGGCACGGTGTGGTGCCACGCCCCCGGACACGCGCGGTTCCGCTACTGGCGCGACCCCGCCCGCACGGCGGCCGCCTGGGACGGCGACGCGTTCACCGTCGGCGACCTCGGAGCCCTGGACGGCGGTGGCCGTCTGCGCCTGGCCGGCAGGCCGGGCGACCTCGTCATCTCGGGCGGGGTGAACGTCTACCCGGCACGGGTCGAACGCCTGCTGCTCACCGAGGAGGGGGTCGCCGAAGCGGTGGTGTTCGGGGTCCCGGACGAGGAGTGGGGCCAACGCGTGGTCGCGGCCGTCGTGCCCTGGCCCGGCGCGACGCTCGATCCTGGACGGCTGTGTGGTGCCCTGGCCGCCCAGCTCCGCCGCGCCGAGGTGCCGCGGACCATCATCGTGGTCGACGAACTGCCCCGTACGGCCACCGGCAAGGTCCGGCGGGTCGGGCTGGCCGAGGCGTTCGACGGCACCTGGGACACGACGTGA
- a CDS encoding NUDIX domain-containing protein has translation MSAPARGDRLAEVLDHLAGHTPADAIEARSLSRTLALTRWLPAPFDEDADATHLTGSAIVVDRRGHVVLHRHKRLGLWLQPGGHVDPGESAAEAAARETLEETGLVTDHHGGAPHLVHVDVHPAPRGHLHLDLRYLLVADRSQALAPGAGESPDVGWFTPDEACAIGDGSVAAAVRAAERHLAR, from the coding sequence GTGAGCGCGCCCGCCCGGGGCGACCGCCTGGCCGAGGTGCTCGACCACCTGGCGGGCCACACCCCCGCGGACGCGATCGAGGCCCGGTCCCTGTCCCGGACCCTGGCGTTGACCCGGTGGTTGCCGGCGCCCTTCGACGAGGACGCGGACGCGACCCACCTGACCGGATCGGCGATCGTCGTCGACCGCCGTGGCCACGTGGTGCTGCACCGGCACAAGCGCCTCGGGCTGTGGCTGCAACCCGGCGGGCACGTCGATCCTGGCGAGAGCGCTGCCGAGGCGGCGGCCCGCGAGACGCTCGAGGAGACCGGGCTCGTCACCGACCACCACGGCGGCGCTCCCCACCTCGTCCACGTCGACGTCCACCCGGCGCCGCGCGGGCACCTGCACCTCGACCTGCGCTACCTGCTGGTGGCCGATCGCAGCCAGGCGCTGGCCCCCGGAGCCGGCGAGTCGCCCGACGTCGGCTGGTTCACCCCCGACGAGGCGTGCGCGATCGGGGACGGCAGCGTCGCCGCGGCCGTCCGCGCCGCCGAACGCCACCTCGCCCGGTGA
- a CDS encoding DUF2804 family protein has product MARIGGAPLEHAAGGLRRGLFAGDVTTDPVPTAPRRGRVRRWTYVAAGDARTLVGAAVVDLGAVGVAFAFATVGGVTATWERTLPLSRGVRVGAVPGHGAGARAGGGSILLGGDGSIDLDVPTAVGRLRADVRSTDQVTPATLATRTPGGGWNVTRKAAGTPVAGEVHLGRGPEVALGPEAGGWSDWTAGRQDRRTTWRWAAGAGVATDGRRVGINTSTGMNGQEDGEDVVWWDGVPHRLQVSDLAPADTDPTGEWQVRGPGTDLRLATAGVRSADERLVVVTSAYTQPFGRWTGTLAGPDGTATAVTMAGVAEDHLAVW; this is encoded by the coding sequence ATGGCGCGGATCGGCGGGGCCCCGCTGGAGCACGCGGCCGGTGGCCTGCGCCGTGGCCTCTTCGCCGGGGACGTGACCACCGACCCGGTACCGACGGCCCCGCGGCGCGGGCGCGTCCGCCGTTGGACCTACGTGGCCGCAGGCGATGCGCGGACGCTGGTCGGCGCGGCCGTGGTCGACCTCGGGGCGGTCGGTGTCGCCTTCGCGTTCGCGACGGTCGGGGGCGTGACCGCCACGTGGGAACGCACGCTGCCGCTCTCGCGCGGGGTACGGGTCGGCGCGGTCCCCGGCCACGGTGCCGGCGCCCGGGCCGGCGGCGGTTCGATCCTCCTCGGGGGCGATGGGTCGATCGACCTCGATGTCCCGACGGCGGTGGGCCGGCTCCGCGCGGACGTGCGCAGCACGGATCAGGTGACCCCCGCCACCCTCGCCACCCGGACCCCGGGGGGCGGTTGGAACGTCACGCGGAAGGCCGCCGGCACACCGGTCGCTGGCGAGGTCCACCTCGGGCGTGGGCCGGAGGTGGCCCTCGGGCCCGAGGCGGGGGGCTGGTCGGACTGGACCGCCGGTCGCCAGGACCGCCGGACCACGTGGCGGTGGGCGGCTGGCGCCGGGGTCGCAACGGACGGGCGGCGGGTCGGGATCAACACCTCCACGGGCATGAACGGCCAGGAGGACGGTGAGGACGTGGTCTGGTGGGACGGCGTGCCCCACCGGCTCCAGGTCAGCGACCTCGCCCCGGCCGACACGGACCCCACGGGCGAGTGGCAGGTCCGTGGACCGGGAACCGACCTGCGCCTGGCCACCGCGGGCGTGCGCAGCGCCGACGAGCGACTCGTGGTGGTGACGTCGGCCTACACCCAACCCTTCGGGCGGTGGACCGGCACGCTCGCCGGCCCGGACGGGACCGCGACGGCCGTCACGATGGCCGGCGTCGCCGAGGACCACCTCGCTGTCTGGTGA
- the nucS gene encoding endonuclease NucS, giving the protein MRLVVARCSATYAGRLSSTLTSAVRLVMVKADGCVAIHADVGAYKPLNWMNAPNTLEEQDARWVVTNPKGEILTIELEEVLSDTSVELDTERGLTLDGVEKELQELLADHPGHLEDGLTCVQREFRTDLGPVDLLCRDRAGAAVAVEIKRIGEIDGVEQLTRYLERMQRDPLLAPVRGVFAATIIKPQARVLAASRGIGCVEVDIARLRGEDDAHLRLF; this is encoded by the coding sequence GTGCGGCTCGTCGTCGCGCGGTGCTCGGCCACCTACGCCGGCCGTCTGTCGTCCACCCTGACCTCGGCCGTGCGCCTCGTCATGGTGAAGGCCGACGGGTGCGTCGCCATCCACGCCGACGTCGGGGCCTACAAGCCGCTCAACTGGATGAACGCGCCCAACACGCTCGAGGAACAGGACGCCCGCTGGGTGGTCACCAACCCCAAGGGCGAGATCTTGACCATCGAGCTCGAGGAGGTGCTGTCGGACACCAGCGTCGAGCTCGACACCGAGCGGGGCCTGACGCTGGACGGGGTCGAGAAGGAACTCCAGGAGCTGCTGGCCGACCATCCCGGCCACCTCGAGGACGGCCTCACGTGCGTGCAGCGCGAGTTCCGCACCGACCTCGGCCCTGTCGATCTGCTGTGCCGGGACCGTGCGGGTGCAGCGGTCGCCGTCGAGATCAAGCGCATCGGCGAGATCGACGGCGTCGAGCAACTGACGCGGTACCTCGAACGCATGCAACGTGACCCGCTGCTCGCCCCGGTCCGAGGGGTCTTCGCCGCGACCATCATCAAGCCGCAGGCCCGTGTGCTCGCCGCCTCTCGCGGCATCGGCTGCGTCGAGGTCGACATCGCCCGCCTGCGTGGCGAGGACGACGCGCACCTCCGGCTGTTCTGA
- the ychF gene encoding redox-regulated ATPase YchF — protein sequence MALQVGLVGLPNVGKSTLFNAVSQAGAEAANFPFCTIDPNVGVVAVPDERLTRLAELAASKKVVPTAIEFVDIAGLVAGASKGEGLGNQFLAHIREVDAICNVVRCFDDDDIVHVSGSVDPARDVEIITTELVLADLATVEKRLDRANRTARTGDKDAIRERDVIEALRDHLGDGRVARTFPGELPPAVARELSLLTAKPVLYAANVAEDDLGQGGEARGNPYVEVVRKLAEEEGAEVVVISAQVESELAELAGDERQEYLDDLGLDRSGLERLIDRAYQLLGLLTYFTAGPQEARAWTVPSGSTAPRAAREIHTDFERGFIKAEVIAYDDYDRLGSEAAARDAGRLRIEGKEYVVADGDVIHFRFNV from the coding sequence GTGGCGCTGCAGGTCGGTCTGGTCGGGCTGCCGAACGTCGGTAAGTCGACCCTCTTCAACGCGGTCTCCCAGGCGGGGGCCGAGGCGGCCAACTTCCCGTTCTGCACCATCGACCCCAACGTCGGCGTGGTCGCGGTGCCCGACGAGCGGCTGACGCGCCTGGCCGAGCTCGCGGCATCGAAGAAGGTGGTGCCGACGGCCATCGAGTTCGTCGACATCGCTGGCCTCGTCGCCGGCGCGTCGAAGGGCGAGGGGCTCGGCAACCAGTTCCTGGCCCACATCCGCGAGGTCGACGCGATCTGCAACGTGGTGCGTTGCTTCGACGACGACGACATCGTGCACGTCAGCGGCTCGGTCGACCCGGCCCGCGACGTGGAGATCATCACCACCGAGCTCGTGCTCGCCGACCTGGCCACGGTCGAGAAGCGCCTCGACCGGGCCAACCGCACGGCCCGGACCGGCGACAAGGACGCGATCCGTGAGCGCGACGTCATCGAGGCGCTGCGCGATCACCTCGGTGACGGTCGGGTCGCGCGGACCTTCCCCGGTGAGCTGCCGCCAGCCGTGGCCCGCGAACTGTCCCTCCTGACCGCCAAGCCGGTGCTGTACGCGGCCAACGTCGCCGAGGACGACCTCGGCCAGGGTGGCGAGGCACGGGGCAACCCCTACGTCGAGGTGGTGCGCAAGCTCGCCGAGGAGGAGGGTGCCGAGGTCGTGGTCATCTCGGCCCAGGTCGAATCCGAGCTGGCCGAACTGGCGGGTGACGAGCGCCAGGAGTACCTGGACGATCTCGGCCTGGACCGGTCCGGGCTCGAACGTCTCATCGACCGCGCCTACCAGCTGCTGGGCCTCTTGACCTACTTCACCGCCGGCCCGCAGGAGGCCCGCGCCTGGACCGTCCCGAGCGGTTCGACCGCGCCGCGAGCCGCACGCGAGATCCACACCGACTTCGAGCGGGGGTTCATCAAGGCCGAGGTCATCGCCTACGACGACTACGACCGGCTCGGGAGCGAAGCCGCCGCCCGGGATGCCGGTCGCCTGCGCATCGAGGGCAAGGAGTACGTCGTCGCCGACGGGGACGTCATCCACTTCCGGTTCAACGTCTGA
- a CDS encoding ABC1 kinase family protein yields the protein MADERRSGRTSLGGRVQRGARLARAGAKGAAGMTASRARRLTGGDPREAELHARLASDLADVLGEMKGAAMKLGQLLSFVDLDLPPEVQTAYHEALATLRDQAPAFDPGAIDEVLHAAYGEGPEHVFASFDPTPLAAASIGQVHAAKLHDGREVVVKVQYPGVADAVRADLRNAESFAPLARLVSPNQEVGPLLDELRERVFDELDYEREAQYQRAFATRYEGHPYIHVPDIVGELCREQVLVSERIHGRSFDQLVAEGSEDDKQRVGEIIFRYAFGSIGRFRLFNGDPHPGNYLIEDGPDGLRVAFLDYGSVKLFSRERYASMRRIEAAMSLADQDGAILALREAGFLPRSAKVDESAVYEWFRLYTKPVLAEQPFTFTSEFAAEVIRSSADPRSPLADVVRRLNLPSDYLLLNRIQWGLNSVLARLGATGNWRAIRDEYLEGGGGPATPLGELDARWWRDRDPAVDPPA from the coding sequence GTGGCCGACGAGCGCAGGAGCGGGCGAACCTCCCTCGGCGGCCGCGTCCAGCGTGGTGCCCGCCTCGCTCGCGCCGGCGCCAAGGGTGCCGCCGGCATGACCGCGTCGCGGGCCCGACGTCTGACCGGCGGCGACCCCCGCGAGGCGGAGCTCCACGCCCGCCTCGCGAGCGACCTCGCCGACGTCCTCGGGGAGATGAAGGGCGCGGCCATGAAGCTGGGCCAGCTCCTCAGCTTCGTGGACCTCGACCTGCCACCCGAGGTCCAGACCGCCTACCACGAGGCGCTGGCGACCCTCCGCGACCAGGCACCCGCGTTCGACCCCGGAGCCATCGACGAGGTGCTGCACGCCGCCTACGGCGAGGGCCCCGAGCACGTCTTCGCGTCGTTCGATCCGACGCCCCTCGCGGCCGCCTCGATCGGGCAGGTCCACGCGGCCAAGCTCCACGACGGGCGTGAGGTCGTGGTCAAGGTCCAGTACCCGGGCGTGGCCGACGCGGTCCGTGCCGACCTGCGCAACGCCGAGTCGTTCGCGCCTCTGGCGCGGCTGGTCTCGCCCAACCAGGAGGTGGGACCGCTCCTGGACGAGCTGCGCGAACGCGTCTTCGACGAGCTCGACTACGAACGCGAGGCCCAGTACCAGCGCGCGTTCGCGACCCGCTACGAAGGTCACCCCTACATCCACGTCCCGGACATCGTCGGCGAGCTGTGTCGCGAGCAGGTCCTGGTCTCCGAACGCATCCACGGGCGCAGCTTCGACCAGCTCGTCGCCGAGGGGTCCGAGGACGACAAGCAGCGGGTCGGCGAGATCATCTTCCGGTACGCGTTCGGTTCCATCGGCCGCTTCCGGCTGTTCAACGGCGACCCGCACCCCGGCAACTACCTCATCGAGGACGGTCCAGACGGCCTGCGGGTCGCGTTCCTCGACTACGGCTCGGTCAAGCTGTTCAGCCGCGAGCGGTACGCCTCGATGCGACGCATCGAGGCCGCCATGAGCCTGGCCGACCAGGACGGGGCGATCCTCGCGCTGCGTGAGGCCGGCTTCCTGCCACGCAGCGCCAAGGTCGACGAGTCAGCCGTCTACGAGTGGTTCCGGCTGTACACCAAGCCGGTGCTCGCCGAGCAGCCGTTCACCTTCACCTCCGAGTTCGCCGCGGAGGTGATCCGCTCGTCCGCCGATCCCCGCAGTCCCCTGGCCGACGTGGTGCGGCGGCTGAACCTGCCGTCGGACTACCTGCTGCTCAACCGCATCCAGTGGGGCCTCAACAGCGTGCTGGCGCGTCTCGGGGCGACGGGCAACTGGCGGGCGATCCGCGACGAGTACCTCGAGGGTGGCGGTGGCCCCGCGACCCCGCTCGGTGAGCTGGACGCCCGCTGGTGGCGGGACCGCGATCCGGCGGTCGACCCGCCGGCCTGA
- a CDS encoding GNAT family N-acetyltransferase, protein MSRYELRTIDEDNVHDVLAVAVATEQRRFVADVAVSLAEAYVDEAAWPRAIADGGRIVGFVMGGFRPEPPPWWDEGPLDAVWRLNIDAAYQGRGVGRFAVAEVAAEAGRRGASRLTVFYLDGTGGPGPFYDALGFVRDGQMLGDQVVAHLPLS, encoded by the coding sequence ATGAGCCGGTACGAGTTGCGCACCATCGACGAGGACAACGTCCACGACGTCCTCGCCGTCGCGGTCGCCACCGAGCAGCGACGGTTCGTGGCCGACGTCGCCGTGTCGTTGGCGGAGGCCTACGTCGACGAGGCAGCGTGGCCACGGGCGATCGCGGACGGGGGACGTATCGTCGGCTTCGTGATGGGGGGCTTCCGTCCCGAACCGCCGCCGTGGTGGGACGAGGGGCCGCTCGACGCCGTGTGGCGGCTGAACATCGACGCCGCGTACCAGGGGCGCGGTGTCGGACGGTTCGCGGTCGCCGAGGTCGCCGCGGAGGCGGGCCGTCGCGGAGCCTCGCGACTGACGGTCTTCTACCTCGACGGAACCGGCGGGCCAGGGCCGTTCTACGACGCACTGGGTTTCGTTCGTGACGGGCAGATGCTCGGCGACCAGGTGGTGGCTCACCTCCCGCTGTCCTGA
- a CDS encoding AMP-dependent synthetase/ligase, with the protein MQEYTSPGEVAIDPSDNLTRAVWAAAERRPDAPAVAHRVGDRFVEWSNRQFADEILAVAKGLIAKGIKPGDKVCIYSATRIEWTVFDIAIWTAGAVSVPIYETSSAEQIEWIVSDSEAKAIVIESSQLKGVYESVAANLPGCEHAFVIDEGAVEELKQAGAGISDDDARATADAVVGSDLATIVYTSGTTGRPKGCSISHGNFVWDASQVESGAKEFFREGERTLLFLPLAHIFARIIQTSAIRAGVTLGYSTGIPNLMEELGMFKPTFLLAVPRVFEKVFNGAQQKAHADGKGKIFDKAASVAEEFSRASTSGGKVPLGLKLQHTVFDKLVYSKLRAAVGGNVRYAVSGGAALGERLGHFFNGVGILILEGYGMTENTAGATINRPDAFRIGSVGKPIPGASVRIADDGEILLKGGHVFQGYWKNEEATKEVLSEDGWLHTGDLGALDGEGYLRITGRKKEIIVTAGGKNVAPAVLEDRVRAHPLVSQVMVVGDDQPFIAALVTIDPEAFPAWAEEHGKGGKSIADLVDDEDLKAEIQNAVDDANKAVSKAESIRTFRILPEDFEVGVELSQKMSVKRHVVGEKHGHVIDEIYSGVKR; encoded by the coding sequence GTGCAGGAGTACACCAGCCCGGGCGAGGTCGCGATCGACCCGTCCGACAACCTGACCCGTGCCGTCTGGGCCGCCGCTGAGCGCCGTCCGGACGCTCCGGCCGTCGCCCACCGGGTCGGTGACCGCTTCGTGGAGTGGTCCAACCGCCAGTTCGCCGACGAGATCCTCGCCGTCGCCAAGGGCCTGATCGCCAAGGGCATCAAGCCCGGCGACAAGGTCTGCATCTACTCGGCCACGCGCATCGAGTGGACCGTCTTCGACATCGCGATCTGGACCGCTGGCGCCGTCAGCGTCCCGATCTACGAGACCTCGTCGGCCGAACAGATCGAGTGGATCGTCTCGGACTCCGAGGCCAAGGCCATCGTCATCGAGTCGTCGCAGCTCAAGGGCGTCTACGAGTCGGTCGCCGCCAACCTGCCCGGCTGCGAGCACGCGTTCGTCATCGACGAGGGTGCGGTCGAGGAGCTCAAGCAGGCCGGCGCCGGCATCAGCGACGACGACGCCCGCGCGACCGCGGATGCCGTGGTCGGCAGCGACCTCGCCACCATCGTGTACACCTCGGGCACCACCGGCCGTCCGAAGGGCTGCTCGATCTCCCACGGCAACTTCGTGTGGGACGCCTCGCAGGTCGAGTCGGGCGCCAAGGAGTTCTTCCGCGAGGGCGAACGCACCCTGCTGTTCCTGCCCCTCGCGCACATCTTCGCGCGCATCATCCAGACCTCGGCGATCCGCGCCGGCGTCACGCTCGGGTACTCGACCGGCATCCCGAACCTCATGGAGGAGCTCGGGATGTTCAAGCCCACCTTCCTCCTCGCCGTCCCGCGGGTGTTCGAGAAGGTGTTCAACGGCGCGCAGCAGAAGGCGCACGCCGACGGCAAGGGCAAGATCTTCGACAAGGCCGCGTCCGTGGCCGAGGAGTTCTCCCGCGCATCGACCTCCGGCGGCAAGGTGCCGCTCGGTCTCAAGCTCCAGCACACGGTCTTCGACAAGCTCGTCTACTCCAAGCTCCGCGCGGCCGTCGGTGGCAACGTCCGTTACGCGGTCTCGGGTGGCGCGGCGCTCGGTGAGCGTCTCGGGCACTTCTTCAACGGCGTCGGCATCCTGATCCTCGAGGGCTACGGGATGACCGAGAACACCGCCGGCGCGACCATCAACCGTCCGGATGCGTTCCGCATCGGTTCGGTGGGCAAGCCCATCCCCGGGGCCTCGGTGCGCATCGCCGACGACGGCGAGATCCTGCTGAAGGGCGGTCACGTCTTCCAGGGCTACTGGAAGAACGAGGAAGCCACCAAGGAGGTCCTCAGCGAGGACGGCTGGTTGCACACCGGTGACCTCGGCGCGCTCGACGGCGAGGGCTACCTGCGCATCACCGGACGCAAGAAGGAGATCATCGTCACCGCCGGCGGCAAGAACGTCGCCCCCGCGGTGCTCGAGGACCGGGTCCGCGCCCACCCGCTCGTCAGCCAGGTGATGGTCGTCGGCGACGACCAGCCGTTCATCGCGGCCCTCGTGACCATCGACCCGGAGGCCTTCCCGGCCTGGGCCGAGGAGCACGGCAAGGGCGGCAAGTCGATCGCGGACCTCGTCGACGACGAGGACCTCAAGGCCGAGATCCAGAACGCCGTCGACGACGCCAACAAGGCGGTGTCGAAGGCCGAGTCGATCCGCACCTTCCGCATCCTGCCCGAGGACTTCGAGGTCGGGGTCGAGCTCAGCCAGAAGATGTCGGTCAAGCGCCACGTGGTCGGCGAGAAGCACGGCCACGTCATCGACGAGATCTACTCCGGCGTCAAGCGCTGA
- a CDS encoding crotonase/enoyl-CoA hydratase family protein: MSEQRTSVGPGVHVERNGPVLVVTIDRQDVRNAVDGPTASALDAAFDRLDHDDDLAAAVLTGAGGTFCAGADLHALTEEDRRNRLEETLDGPMGPTRRRTRKPTIAAVEGYAVAGGLELALWCDLRVAAEGATFGVFCRRWGVPLIDGGTVRLPRVVGLGVALDLILTGRPVDAEEALRIGLANRVVPTGTARDAAVALGTLLAGFPRETMLADLDAARRAFDAPLDEALLAEHRSGTAALLAGGAADVVRFQAGDGRGGRFEAPPL, encoded by the coding sequence GTGAGCGAGCAGCGGACCTCGGTCGGACCCGGGGTGCACGTCGAGCGGAACGGACCGGTCCTCGTGGTCACCATCGACCGCCAGGACGTCCGCAACGCCGTCGACGGCCCCACGGCGTCGGCCCTCGACGCAGCGTTCGACCGCCTGGACCACGACGACGACCTCGCCGCCGCGGTCCTGACCGGTGCCGGGGGGACCTTCTGCGCGGGGGCCGACCTGCACGCGTTGACCGAGGAGGACCGGCGCAACCGGCTGGAGGAGACGCTCGACGGGCCCATGGGGCCGACGCGACGCCGGACCCGCAAACCCACGATCGCCGCGGTGGAGGGCTACGCGGTCGCCGGGGGGCTCGAGCTCGCCCTGTGGTGCGACCTGCGCGTGGCCGCCGAGGGCGCGACCTTCGGGGTCTTCTGCCGCCGGTGGGGCGTCCCGCTCATCGACGGAGGCACGGTGCGCCTGCCGCGGGTCGTCGGGCTCGGGGTCGCGCTGGACCTCATCCTGACGGGCCGTCCGGTGGACGCCGAGGAGGCGCTCCGGATCGGGCTCGCCAACCGCGTCGTGCCGACCGGGACCGCTCGCGACGCCGCGGTCGCCCTCGGCACGCTCCTGGCGGGGTTCCCGCGCGAGACCATGCTGGCCGACCTCGACGCCGCCAGGCGAGCCTTCGACGCCCCGCTCGACGAGGCGCTGCTGGCCGAGCACCGGTCGGGGACCGCGGCGCTGCTGGCCGGCGGAGCGGCCGACGTCGTGCGATTCCAGGCGGGGGACGGACGCGGTGGACGCTTCGAGGCTCCTCCGCTCTAG